Genomic DNA from Salvia miltiorrhiza cultivar Shanhuang (shh) chromosome 1, IMPLAD_Smil_shh, whole genome shotgun sequence:
AAAGACCAAAGAATTGCAAAACATAACATAAAACCAAAATATAATACTTACGAGATGCAGACACCACAtcataattcataaaatatacatatatatgccCAAGCTTTGGCCGACAATTTCTACAATCTACTAATTATAGCAGCTactgaaattaaattaaaaaaacaaaaaattgagGGTGAAATTAAGTTTTGGAGTAATTAAttaactgaaatttaaaataaataaattaatacacaCCTTTGATTGGGAGACGGCGGTGGCTGACTGCAAATCCTCGGCGGTGGCGTCAAATCTAACCTCAAATTGGACTCCGAGACGGCAGTGGCTGCTGGCGTCGGACGGCGAGCGGCTGCTGGCGTCGGGCGTCGGAGGTCGGCACCTCCTCTGCAGCGGCGGCGAGGTGTTGGCGGAGGTGGATCTACACATCGACGGCAGAGTTGGTCCAACGCAGAGGCGCGAGAGTCTCGCGAGTCGGAGGGGGCGACCGTGGGAGGCTGTGGGGACGGCCAGCTCGCCGGCAATTGGGAATTTGAAGTGGGATGTGTGGTGTTTTCGAAGGAGATGAAAAATAGATGGGGGAAACTTT
This window encodes:
- the LOC131006609 gene encoding uncharacterized protein LOC131006609; translation: MCRSTSANTSPPLQRRCRPPTPDASSRSPSDASSHCRLGVQFEVRFDATAEDLQSATAVSQSKVARCTKIINPNTGDAKYIINVKQIAMIVGGVSSARGSRGRGGGSSGRGAPSSSNPTSSTRCMN